In Limnobaculum parvum, one DNA window encodes the following:
- the atpB gene encoding F0F1 ATP synthase subunit A, whose translation MSASGEISTPQEYIGHHLNNLQMDLHTMELVKHGDKPGFWAINIDSMFFSIVLGLLFLFIFRRVAVKASSGVPGKFQCAVELIIDFVNGTVKDMYQGKSKLIAPLALTVFVWVFLMNTMDLLPIDLLPYLGEHVLGLPALRVVPTADVSITLSMALGVFILILFYSIKMKGVSGFVKELTMQPFNHWAFIPVNLILEGVSLLSKPVSLGLRLFGNMYAGELIFILIAGLLPWWSQWLLNVPWAIFHILIITLQAFIFMVLTIVYLSMASEEH comes from the coding sequence ATGTCTGCATCAGGGGAAATCTCTACTCCACAGGAATATATCGGCCACCATTTGAACAACCTTCAGATGGATCTGCATACTATGGAGCTCGTTAAACACGGTGATAAGCCTGGTTTTTGGGCGATTAACATCGACTCGATGTTTTTTTCCATTGTTCTTGGTTTACTGTTTCTGTTCATTTTCCGCCGCGTTGCGGTCAAGGCTAGCAGCGGTGTTCCGGGTAAATTTCAGTGTGCGGTTGAGCTGATTATTGATTTTGTTAATGGTACGGTTAAAGACATGTATCAGGGCAAAAGTAAGCTGATTGCTCCACTGGCACTTACCGTATTCGTCTGGGTTTTCCTGATGAATACCATGGATTTACTGCCAATCGATTTACTTCCTTATCTTGGAGAACACGTTCTTGGTTTACCTGCTTTACGTGTGGTACCAACTGCGGACGTGAGCATTACTCTCTCAATGGCGCTGGGCGTATTCATTCTGATTCTGTTCTACAGCATTAAGATGAAAGGCGTATCGGGTTTTGTTAAAGAACTCACCATGCAGCCGTTCAATCACTGGGCGTTTATTCCAGTTAACCTAATTTTGGAAGGCGTTAGCTTGCTGTCCAAACCTGTTTCCCTCGGTCTGCGACTGTTCGGAAACATGTATGCGGGTGAGTTAATTTTCATCCTAATTGCTGGTCTGCTTCCTTGGTGGTCACAGTGGTTACTTAATGTCCCATGGGCAATATTCCACATACTGATCATTACGTTACAGGCCTTTATCTTTATGGTTCTGACGATTGTCTATCTGTCGATGGCTTCTGAAGAACATTAA
- the atpE gene encoding F0F1 ATP synthase subunit C: MENLNMDLLYMAAAVMMGLAAIGAAIGIGILGGKFLEGAARQPDLIPLLRTQFFIVMGLVDAIPMIAVGLGLYVMFAVAG; encoded by the coding sequence ATGGAAAACCTAAACATGGATCTGCTGTACATGGCTGCTGCTGTAATGATGGGCCTTGCAGCGATCGGTGCTGCTATCGGTATCGGCATTTTGGGTGGTAAATTCTTGGAAGGTGCTGCTCGCCAACCTGATCTTATCCCATTATTACGTACACAGTTCTTCATCGTTATGGGTCTGGTTGACGCCATTCCGATGATCGCTGTTGGTCTGGGTCTGTATGTCATGTTCGCCGTTGCCGGTTAA
- the atpF gene encoding F0F1 ATP synthase subunit B encodes MNINATILGQAIAFVLFVWFCMRFVWPPIISAIEKRQKEIADGLASAERAKKDLDLAQANVTDQLAQAKADAQVIIEQANKRKAQIVDEAKVEAEQERSRILAQAQAEIDAERKRAREELRKQVAMLAIAGAEKIIERSVDEAANSDIVDKLVAEL; translated from the coding sequence GTGAATATTAATGCAACAATCCTCGGCCAGGCGATAGCGTTTGTCCTGTTTGTCTGGTTCTGCATGAGGTTCGTATGGCCGCCGATTATCTCTGCCATCGAAAAACGTCAAAAAGAGATTGCTGACGGTTTAGCTTCTGCAGAACGAGCTAAAAAAGATTTGGATTTAGCGCAAGCCAATGTGACCGACCAGTTAGCTCAAGCTAAAGCTGATGCTCAGGTAATTATTGAGCAGGCAAATAAGCGTAAGGCTCAAATAGTCGACGAAGCTAAAGTTGAAGCTGAACAAGAACGTTCTCGAATTCTTGCTCAGGCTCAGGCTGAAATAGACGCAGAACGCAAACGAGCGCGTGAAGAATTGCGTAAGCAAGTGGCTATGCTGGCGATTGCTGGTGCTGAGAAAATTATCGAACGTTCCGTGGATGAAGCTGCTAATAGCGACATCGTTGATAAACTGGTCGCTGAACTGTAA
- the atpH gene encoding F0F1 ATP synthase subunit delta, which yields MSEFITVARPYAKAAFDFAVEQKDLDNWQQMLTFAAEVSRNEQVADLLSGAMAPEHLASTFLAICGEQLNESGQNLIKVMAENGRLIVLPDVLEQFIQLRSEQESTIEVDVTAAAPLNDAQLAKIATAMEKRLSRKVKLNCKIDKSVIAGFVIRAGDMVIDDSVRGRLERLTDVLQS from the coding sequence ATGTCTGAATTTATTACTGTAGCTCGCCCCTACGCCAAAGCAGCTTTTGACTTTGCCGTTGAGCAGAAAGACCTGGATAACTGGCAACAAATGCTGACGTTTGCTGCTGAAGTTAGCCGTAATGAGCAAGTTGCTGATTTGCTGTCCGGAGCGATGGCACCGGAACATTTAGCCAGCACGTTTCTTGCTATTTGTGGTGAACAGCTCAACGAAAGTGGTCAAAACCTGATAAAGGTCATGGCCGAAAATGGACGTTTAATCGTGCTTCCTGACGTGTTAGAACAGTTTATTCAATTGCGTTCAGAGCAGGAGTCAACCATTGAAGTGGATGTTACTGCCGCTGCTCCATTGAATGATGCCCAGTTGGCAAAAATTGCCACCGCGATGGAAAAACGTTTGTCACGCAAAGTTAAGCTAAATTGCAAAATTGATAAGTCTGTTATAGCCGGTTTTGTCATCCGTGCGGGTGACATGGTGATAGACGACAGTGTACGTGGTCGTCTTGAACGTTTAACAGACGTCTTGCAGTCTTAA